CACGACAGCCACCTTTTCAGAGTGAGTGGGAGTGCTATGCTCAAGACAAATTACCGCTCCCTGGCCGTAATGAAAAACTGTGCTTAGTATTGGGAGTGAGCAAGCAGCCACAGTGCTAGCCCTGGTGCGTGTGGGTGAGTGTtgcgggggagggagaggaaataGGCATGCAATCATTCCTCTACAAAAGAAGGAACCAGAGCCAGTCCCAAAACTACAGCTGGGAGAATGCAGAATGTTTCTCTGTTCATTCTCATCATGAGAACAAGATGAGACTACATTTACTTGGTCCTCATTCCAACAAattaagaaaaccaaaacaaacaacctATTATTGTGACATTTGTCCCATTCTCTCCTTAGAaggagaaaactggaggcctGTGTTCCACAGACAAATCCATCCATTTTCAACAACAGcagcagatccccccccccccctctgtccaTGTAGTGGATGCAACGAAGCCGGGCCCTTCTTCTACTCGTACAGAGCAATGAGCACCATCATGCCCACCCCGAAGAGCAGCCCCAGGATCTCCAGCAGGGACTGGAAAGGCTTGGAATCCTGCAGCAGCTCTGGGATCACAGACACGGTGGCCACGTAAATGAAGCCACCGGCGGTGAAGGGCAGGATCCAGGCTGTGGCGGCTTCCCCAATGCCTTCCGCCAAGAGAGAACAGGTTGTGCCAGCCAGTGCCCCCACGGCGGTGATCAGCTGCAGCATCATGGCCTGGAGAGACAGGAGGGGACAGTCCATTTAGTTAGAAAGGCACAGTGCCCGCAGGGCATTATCATTTATTTCCATTTCTATCCTCTTAAGTCCAGGGCACACTGATTAAACCAAAAGCAATTACCATCATTGTTCAAAATTCCTgaagtaaaaaaacaacaaaacgcaCACAACAggcaaattaaatattttgagttAACTTTATAATTACTTAAATATCAACAGCGATCCCTTGCAAGAGAAGTaggaataaaaagtaaaaagaggaggaaggggatgaAAGAAAGGAAGGACAAGAGCGATGGACAGAGGGACAGACTGACCTTCCTCTTGCTGCAGCCCGATTGCACCAGAATGGCAAAGTCTCCGATCTCGTGCGGGACCTCATGCAGGAGGATGGTGGCGGTGGTGATGATGCCCACGTTGGTGCTCACCAGGAAGGAGGCGCCAATGGCCAGCCCGTCTGTGAAATTGTGGGTGAAGTCCGCGGCCAGGTTCAGATAGCCGGAGACTTTCATGTCTGGAATCAGAAAGGTACCCCGCACGGGTTTAGGAGAAACAGGCAGGTTCCAGAGCCACCACACACCAAGACATCGGCTGTGTCATTGGTCCATGCCacgccattaaaaaaaaaaaaacaaaacaaaaaaaaaagtcacccacCCGTCCTGTGCAATCAACCATAAAATCAATCACCCTTTGTCACTGATGATGAAATCAAACAATTCATCCCTTGCCACAAAAATCAGCCACTAAGCCACCAACCGTGCTTTCGACTATTTCATGCCattaaatccttttcctgagctATCAACTAAAGCAGGGAACAAATGTCAATAGTCAGCCAGTCCAATACATGCCAGCAAATCACCTTTGTTCTAACCTAACTCAACCAAGCTACCATTACCACATCACGTCCAGACAACATGCCCCAAAACCACATCACACAGGAGAGGacggcagataaaggccaaaattgcccatccagtctgcccagttgggTAGACGTGCATATAAATTCCCCTGTGCAACTCAGCACTAACTTCCCCCTGCCCTCGTGCCTTCTACGTGACCTCTCAATCCTTTGCACTCTATATCTATCCCAGGCGCACCCGAAATCTGTTAAAAgtgctggcctccaccacctATGCTGGAAGGCTACTACAGTGCTTGTCATCTTTAACTCTTACGGGACTCAGGCTCCCCCTTCcatgtcttattaccaagtttttGCAATAATCCCTCACAGCTACCAAGGTTAGCGAGGCTGTTGTCCAACCACCCCCAAAATCCAGCCTTCTCATGCTCGTCAACTTTGGATTTATCCATGGTCACCTACTCAACCATACCATTGAACCACCTATGCTGACCTCATCCACAAATTTCCTGGCTCGTTTCAGGATATCTTACCAGATCCCACCGCCTCCACTGGTTTCTTCTGAATTTGCTTCTTTGGTTTCTCaggttcatttcttttctttctctttctgattCCCTCTCCTTTACTCTCcatcctctcaccttccccactGTCATCGTCCTCCTCCTCAGAACTCACCTTGGTGGCTAGAACAGCAAACAGGAGTCAATGTGGTCAGGAAATGATGGAGGCTGCTTCCGTCAAAACGCCAGGGAAGTGGCCATCACTTCCTGTCATACATACCAGGGAGTGGAACGTGGCTGTGCCCGTGTCCATGGCCTCCTTTCACATGGCGCACAAActtctccaccatcaggaagGCCACAATTCCGGCCAGGACCCAGAGTCCCACTGACATCATCTGAAAATGGTCATGGCCtgccaaaaaagaaaaggagaaagagaaaaatccaaatatattctCACCAAGGTCTTACCTGGCAAGAAAACCATCCCAGGAACTGGATGGGTGGAGGAGTTACACTCTTCTGGCCATTTGCACTTACCTTCATGAGAGTGGCCATGACCGTGTGACATCTCAGT
The DNA window shown above is from Rhinatrema bivittatum chromosome 19, aRhiBiv1.1, whole genome shotgun sequence and carries:
- the SLC39A7 gene encoding zinc transporter SLC39A7 isoform X1, which translates into the protein MGRMGLAARTRGRAGLYCGTVALLVWVVLMQQVSGHGHSHEDGHGHSHEGLHGHEHGHGHGHSHEGLHGHGHGHSHEGLHGHAHSHHGHGHAHEHLHHGPAHKYSREANVKSINQEAARAVDKLQSQQQTRREKLDAMELWSHAIGATLLISAAPFLILFLIPVESNTSKHQSLLKLLLSFASGGLLGDAFLHLIPHALEPHSHQEEKADQSHTEMSHGHGHSHEGHDHFQMMSVGLWVLAGIVAFLMVEKFVRHVKGGHGHGHSHVPLPATKVSSEEEDDDSGEGERMESKGEGIRKRKKRNEPEKPKKQIQKKPVEAVGSDMKVSGYLNLAADFTHNFTDGLAIGASFLVSTNVGIITTATILLHEVPHEIGDFAILVQSGCSKRKAMMLQLITAVGALAGTTCSLLAEGIGEAATAWILPFTAGGFIYVATVSVIPELLQDSKPFQSLLEILGLLFGVGMMVLIALYE
- the SLC39A7 gene encoding zinc transporter SLC39A7 isoform X2 — encoded protein: MGLAARTRGRAGLYCGTVALLVWVVLMQQVSGHGHSHEDGHGHSHEGLHGHEHGHGHGHSHEGLHGHGHGHSHEGLHGHAHSHHGHGHAHEHLHHGPAHKYSREANVKSINQEAARAVDKLQSQQQTRREKLDAMELWSHAIGATLLISAAPFLILFLIPVESNTSKHQSLLKLLLSFASGGLLGDAFLHLIPHALEPHSHQEEKADQSHTEMSHGHGHSHEGHDHFQMMSVGLWVLAGIVAFLMVEKFVRHVKGGHGHGHSHVPLPATKVSSEEEDDDSGEGERMESKGEGIRKRKKRNEPEKPKKQIQKKPVEAVGSDMKVSGYLNLAADFTHNFTDGLAIGASFLVSTNVGIITTATILLHEVPHEIGDFAILVQSGCSKRKAMMLQLITAVGALAGTTCSLLAEGIGEAATAWILPFTAGGFIYVATVSVIPELLQDSKPFQSLLEILGLLFGVGMMVLIALYE